One region of Ascaphus truei isolate aAscTru1 chromosome 13, aAscTru1.hap1, whole genome shotgun sequence genomic DNA includes:
- the LOC142464810 gene encoding hydroxysteroid 11-beta-dehydrogenase 1-like protein A produces MAGAKLLLLCVCGGFSAYYFYSTESVTPEMVRGKRVLVTGSSTGIGEQIAYHFAQMGARVMLTARRAERLREVAEKCLELGAGSAHYVVSDMGNLTSAQNVAQETRNTLGGLDYLVLNHVGGSGSFGTFQGDMDSVLSSLTVNFLSYVQLTSGALSALRESQGGIVIMSSLSGRIGAPFTATYSASKFALEGFYSSLRREFSLQKTNISVTVAVLGYIDTENAVKKVGDKVSMLASPKQACAREVVRAAVLRQAELFYPFWGIKPLVLLRDWAPGLVGKILDTFYILENIV; encoded by the exons ATGGCCGGGGCAaaactgctgctgctctgtgtgtgtggggggttctcTGCCTATTACTTCTACAGCACTGAGTCTGTGACTCCAG AGATGGTGCGTGGGAAACGAGTGTTGGTCACTGGATCCAGCACTGGGATCGGGGAGCAGATTGCTTATCACTTTGCACAGATGGGGGCGCGTGTGATGCTCACAGCCAGAAGAGCGGAGCGTCTCCGAGAG GTGGCAGAGAAATGTTTGGAGTTGGGAGCCGGTTCTGCCCACTACGTGGTCTCGGATATGGGAAACCTCACGTCGGCACAGAACGTGGCCCAGGAAACCCGGAACACGCTGG GGGGTTTGGATTATCTGGTTCTGAACCACGTGGGGGGATCCGGATCGTTTGGTACTTTTCAAGGTGACATGGATTCAGTGCTGAGCTCCCTCACTGTGAACTTCCTGAGCTATGTCCAGCTGACGTCCGGTGCCCTGAGTGCCCTGCGGGAATCCCAGGGGGGCATCGTTATCATGTCCTCTCTGAGCG GACGCATCGGGGCTCCATTCACTGCCACGTATTCTGCATCCAAGTTTGCTCTGGAAGGTTTTTACAGCTCCCTCCGCAGAGAATTCTCCCTTCAGAAAACCAATATATCTGTGACTGTGGCTGTTCTGGGATACATTGATACAG AGAACGCGGTGAAGAAAGTGGGTGACAAAGTGAGCATGCTGGCGTCCCCCAAGCAGGCGTGCGCCCGGGAGGTGGTGCGAGCGGCCGTCCTGCGGCAGGCAGAACTGTTTTACCCCTTTTGGGGCATTAAGCCGCTTGTCTTGCTCAGAGACTGGGCTCCTGGGTTGGTGGGAAAAATACTTGATACATTCTATATTCTGGAAAACATTGTATga